The nucleotide sequence CTTGGCCCGGCTGAAGGAGGAGCTGCGTGAAGCCTGAGGAGGTGCGCGAGCTGCTGCCGCTGTATGCCCTGGGGGCGCTGGAGCCAGCCGAGCGGGAGCGCCTCGAGGCCGCCCTGGAGCGCTACCCCGAGCTCTGGGCCGAGGCCAGGGCCCTCCTGGAGACCGCCGCCGACCTGGCCCAGCTTCCCCCGCCGGCCCCCGTTCCGCCGGGCCTGGAAGCGCGGGTGCTGGCCCAGGTGCGCCCCTCCCGCCGGCCCTGGCCCCTCTGGCTGGCCCGGGCTGCGGCAGCGCTTTTGTTGCTGGGCCTGGGGTATGGGGGTGGCTGGGGGGCCTTCTGGCTCCTCTCCTTGCGCGACCCCCAGACCCAGGTGCTCACCCTGGCCAACCCCCAGGGCCAGGGCGTGGGCCGGGCCATCCTGCGCCCCGACCGGCGGGTTCTCATCCTGCTCGACCGGTGGCCCCCCCAGGGTCAGGTCTTCCAGGCCTGGGGCCTGGCCCGGGGCAGCCCGGTACCGCTGCCCACCTTCCGCACCCCCCTCAAGAGCCTGCGCCTGCCCCCAGAGGCCCAGGCGGTGGCGGTCTCGCTCGAGCCCCCCGGCGGCAGCCCCCAGCCCACCACCCTGCTGGGCCTGCCGCAGTAGTTAATCCAAAATGCCCTCCTCCTGCGAACGGCAGGGTGGAGGTGCAAAATGGAAACGCAACCCCAAAACCTGGCTCGTCGGCAGTTCGTTAAGGTCATGACCCTGGCCGGTCTCTCCACCGCCCTGGCCCACAGCCTGGTGGGGCAGGCCCTGGCCCAGTCGCAGGGGGTGAGCGACCTGGACGTGCTCAACCTGGCCCTCACCGCCGAGTACCTGGCCACCGACGCCTACACCCGGGCCCTCACGGTGGGCTTCCCCGGCGAGATTCGGGACTACCTGGCCGAGGCCCTCAAGCACGAGGAGGCCCACGTCAAGGCCCTCACCGACACCATCCGGGGCCCCTTCAACGCCACCCCGGTAGCCCGCCCGCAGTTCACCTACGGCGAGCTGCAGTTCAACGCCGCCAACCGGCTCAAGGTGCTGGAGACCCTGGTGGCCCTCGAGACCGCCTTCACCGGGGCTTATTTGGGGGCCATCCCCCTTATCCAGAACAAGGCCGTGCTCTCGGCGGCGGCCAGCATCGCCATGAACGAGGAGGCCCACCTGGCCATCCTGCGCGACGCGGTGCTGAGCCTGGGCGGGCGGGTGGAAGGCCCGCAGACCCCGGTGGGCCGGGCCTTCGCAGCGGCCATCACCCCCCAGCAGGCCACCCAGGCGGTGCAGGGCTTCATTCGGCGCTAGGCGGGAGGCCAGATGAAGCGGCGGCTGTTCCTTACTGGCCTGGGCGCCGGCCTGCTTGGGCTGGGCCTGGTTCGGGCCCAGATGGGCGGCGTGGTGCGGGCGGTGGTGCTGAGCGGGGCCGAGGTGGTGCCCACCCCGGTCAGCACCCCGGCTTTGGCGGTGGTGCGGCTCGAGCTGGTGGGCTCCACCCTCACCCTGCAAGGGGCGGTGGCCAACCTGGCCGGGGCCTTTCGCGACTACACCCGCGACCCGGTGGACGACCCGGCCCTGAACGCCCGCCTGACCAGCGCGGTGCACCTGCACCGCGGCCCCAGAGGGCAAAACGGCCCCTTGCTGCAGGCCCTCAAGGTCTCGAGCGCCCCCGATGGCAGGAGTGCCACCTTCATGGACCGGATAGAGCTTAGCCTGGACGACCTGAACCGGCTCTACAGGGGCGAGCTCTACTTCGACATCCACACCTCGGCTTTCCGGGCCGGGGAGCTGCGGGGGCAGATTCAAATCTAGGAGAACGAAATGAACCGCAGGGAGATGCTGAAGCAAACCGGCTTGATGGGAACCGGGCTGGTGTTGGGTGGGGTGATGGGCGCCTGTGCCACCACCCCGGGCATGAGCCAAAGCCCCAACCAGGATGTGGCCATTCTCAACTTTGCGCTGAACCTGGAGTACCTGGAGGCCGCCTTTTACCTGGCCGCTGTGGGGCGGATCGCCGAGCTTAGAAGCATCGGTGGCAACGCCGAGATCCGTCTGCCCATGGGCTTCGATGGCACCAGCCCGGTGCCTGGGATGAGCCAGGAGGTGCTCGAGTACGCCCAGGAAATTGCTGAAGATGAGCTCGCCCACGTGCGCTTTTTGCGTCAGGCTTTGGGTTCGGCTGCGGTAGATCGGCCGGTCATCGACCTTGACCAAGCCTTCCGAGCTGCCGGGAGCGCCGCCAGCAACGGAGCCATCAGCAACTTCAACCCCTTTGCCAATGAGCTTTTCTTCATCCATGGGGCCTTCATTTTCGAAGATGTAGGGGTCACCGCCTACAAGGGAGCAGCCCGGCTCATCACCGACAAAAACAATGTGCTGGACCCTGCCGCAGGTATCCTAGCTGTGGAAGCCTACCATGCAGGGATCATCCGGCTGCTTCTCCACGAGCGCAAGGATATGACGGTCACCCCCAGCCTGACCGTAGAGCAGGTGGTGCAGGCCATCAGCAACCTGCGCGCCGGTGTGGGTGGGGGCAAGGACGAGGGGATTACCAAGATGGGGCAGGCCAACCTGGTGGCCGCCGATGCCAACGCCATAGCCTACGGGCGCACCACCAGCGAGGTGCTCAAGATCGTTTACCTTACCGGCAACGCCGGCGTGAGCGCCGGAGGGTTCTTCCCCAACGGCCTAAACGGCAGCATCAAGACCACCTGATACTGTTGGTTTCCCACGGGAAGCGCTTCTCGCTGACCAGCTTGCGCTCCCGTGGGAAACCTGCACCCACAGCATTATCCACACCCTCAAGCGGCCCGCTGATTCAGGCTCTGGTCGTCAACGCAAAGCGATCCTACACAGAAAAATGCAGGTGTGTAGGTGACTGCGTTTGGCACGAATCCGCCATAGTTGTATCGCGCCCTTCACAAACCTTACCGCCCATCCGAACGGCATGCCTCCAAGTCGGACGGCTCAAAAAAAGAGCACCCTATGGTAGTCGGTGACGACTCCCCGTTCTGGAGAACGGGGCTTCTCGGTTCTCACGGGACGGCCCTTGCCGTGCCCATCCCCGAAGGCTCCGTCCGAGCCCTGGCCAGGATGTTCAGCGCTGCGGCCACGTCCCGGTGCTGGTGGGCGCCGCACCGGGGACAGGTGTACTCCCGCACCCAGAGAGGGCGTTTTTCTCTGTAGCCGCACACCGGACAATCCTGGCTGGTGTATTTTGGGTCTACCTTGACTAAGGCGGTTGTTGCCGCAGCGAATATGCGCGGGAAGCGCTTACTTGCCACTCCCCTTCGATCTTGAAAACCCAAGCTACTCTGCACCCTACACAGCGCTCGCACCTTCGGTCTCGAGCGCCTCTTTTCGCACCTCTTCCTCGGGCTGGCCTGCCGGGTACTGGCCGTTGAAGCAGGCCAGGCAGACCGGCCCTCCAATGGCCTCGCGCACCCCGGCCTCGCTCAGAAAGGCCAGCGAGTCGGCCCCAATGAGGGTGCGAATCTCCTCCACCGTGTGGGTGGCAGCCACCAGCTCTTTGCGGGCGGCGGTGTCAATGCCGTAGTAGCAGGGGAACCTGATGGGGGGCGAGGAGATGCGCACGTGCACCTCGGTGGCCCCGGCCTCGCGCAAGAGCTGCACGATGCGCCCCGAGGTGGTGCCCCGCACGATGGAGTCGTCCACCAGCACCACCCGCTTGCCCGCTACCGCAGGCGTGGCGGCGAGCTTCAGCTTGACCTTCAGGTCGCGCATCTCCTGGGTGGGCTGGATGAAGGTGCGGCCAGCATAGGGGTTCTTGTGCAGCCCGTAGTCGAAGGGAATCCCCGAAACCCGGCTGTAGCCGATGGCCGCCCCGATGCCCGAGTCCGGCACCGGCACCACCAGATCGGCCTGGGCTGGGGCCTCCTGGGCCAGCACCTCGCCCATGCGTACCCGGGCCGGATGGGTGGGGATGCCGTCCAGGGTGGCATCGGCCCGGGCAAAGTAAATCCACTCAAAGGCGCAGGGGGTGGGGCGGGGCTCGAGCACCTGCCAGGAGGAAAGCCCCCCCGCCTCGTCCACCCAGACCAGCTCACCGGGCCGCACATCGCGCACGAACTCCGCCCCCATCAGGGCCAGCGCCGGGGGTTCGGAAGCAAAAACCCAGCCGCCGTTGGACAAGCGCCCAATCACCAAAGGCCGCACCCCGTTGCCATCCCGCAGGGCCAGCACGGTGCGCCGATCGGTGATGACCACGCTGAAGCCGCCCTTTAGCTCGCGCATCGCCCGGGCGGTGGCCTCCACCAGGTTGAGCTTGGCGTAGCGGGCAATCAGGTTGATCATCACCTCGGTGTCGTTGGTGGTCTGGAAGACCGCGCCATGCTCCAGGAGTTCCTGGCGAATCTTCATGGCGTTCACGAAGTTCCCGTTGTGGGCGATGGCCAGAATCCCCTTGGAGCTGCGGACACTTAGGGGCTGGGCGTTGAAGCGCAGGTTAGAACCGGTGGTGGAGTAGCGGGTGTGCCCGATGCCCAGGTTGGCCCCAGAGATACGCAAGCGCTGCATCCGGGCCTCGTCGAAGACCTGCGTAACCAGGCCCAGGTCTTTTTCAATCACCAGGTCTTTGCCGTTCGAAACGCAAATCCCAGCCGCCTCCTGGCCCCGGTGCTGCAGCGCGAAAAGCCCGAGCTGCAAAAGGTCGGCCACCGGCAGGGGCTCGGGCGACCACAAGCCCAGCACACCGCATTCCTCCTGGGGTTTGTCCACAGGGCTCACGGCAACACCTCCCGCAAAGGGGATTCCCAGGCCTCCCGGAGCTCCTCCAGGCTCCACTCCAGCCGTTCCCTGGGCAAAAGCAGGGTTAGGCACTCCCCCCCCACCTGGCCCAGCACCTGGTAGGGCAGCCCCATCTCCTCCAGCAGCCCCACGGCTTCCTGGAGCCGGTCTGGGGCCACGGTGAAGAGCACGCGGCCCGCAGCCTCACCGAACAAAAGGGCATCGGGGCGCTGGCGGCTGCGCAGCTCGAGGACCGCCCCTAGACCCCTGGGGAAACACATCTCGGCCAGGGCCACCGCCAGCCCCCCCTCGGCCACGTCGTGGGCGGTGCGGGTTAGGCCCCGGGCAATCAAGGCGCGAATGGCGGCCTGGACCCTCCGCTCATGCTCCAGGTCGAGAGGCGGGGGGCTTCCCGCCTCCAGTCCGTGCACCACCCACAGGTACTCCGAGGCCCCCAGGTGGCCCTCTAGATGCCCGATGAGCACGACCACCTCCCCCTCCTTGCGGAAGCCCAGCTCGGCCCGCCGCTCCACCTCCTCCAGAAGTCCCACCACCCCCACCATGGGGGTAGGGGGAATACGGTGGTTGGGGCCCTCGTTGTAAAGCGAAACGTTTCCCGAAACCACCGGTATGCCCAGGGCCCGGGAGGCCTCAGCCAGGCCCCGTATGGTTTCAGAGAGCTCGAAGTAGCCCTCCGGGGTCTCAGGATTGCCACAGTTGAGGCCATCGGTGTAGGCGAGCGGCCTACCGCCCACCACACTCACGTTGCGGGCCGCCTCGGCCAGGGCGTGCATGGCCCCCAGGCGGGGAGAGAGCTTGCTGTAGCGGGGGTTGGCGTCCACCTTGACCGCAATACCCCGCCGGGTGCCCTTGATGCGCAAAATGGCCGCATCGCCCCTGCCGGGCACCAGCACGGTGTTGGTGCCCACCTGGTGGTCGTAGCGCTCGAAGACGGGGGCCCGGCTGCACAGGTTGGGGGAAGACAAAAGCCTGGGCAAAAGGTCGTGCAGGCCAGCAGGCAAGGGCAGTTGGTCCAGCTCAACCGCGCGCAGCTCCCGTATGGCGGGGTCTTCCCGGCCCTCGCGGGTGTAGGTGGGGCAGTCGGCCAGGGCGTGGGTGGGCACCTCGGCCAGCACCTGCCCCCCAGCCTTGACCCGGAAAACCGGCTCGGCAACCACCCACCCTATTCGCACCGCGTCCAAACCGAATCGCTGCGCCAAAGCCTCCAGCGCTTTTTCCTTGCCTGGCCGGGGCACCAGCACCATCCGCTCCTGCGACTCCGAAAGCATGAGCTCGAGGGGCGTCATCCCCTCCTCCCGCCGGGGCACCCGGTCCAGGTTCAGCTCAATGCCCAGCCCCGACTTGTGGGCCATCTCCGAAAGGGAGGAGGTGAGACCGGCAGCCCCCATGTCCTGCACGCCCTCCACCAGGTCCTGCTGGATGGCGGCCAGGGTGAGCTCCATGGTCAGCTTGCCCAGAAAAGGGTCGCCCACCTGCACGCTTGGGCGCTTGGACTCGTTCTCCTCGGAAAGCTCCTCCGAAGCAAAGGCCGCCCCCCCAATGCCGTCGCGCCCGGTCTTGGCCCCCACGTAGTAGACCGGGCGCCCCAAGGAGGCCCGGCTCCGCTTGAGCGCCCCTACCGGCAGAAGCCCCACGCACATGGCGTTGACCAGGGGGTTTTCCTGGTAGTCCGGGTGGAAGTAAACCTCCCCCCCCACCGTGGGCACCCCGATGGCGTTGCCGTAGTGGGCAATCCCCTCCACCACCCCCCGCACCAGATAGCGGGTGCGGGCGTCCTCCGGCCTGCCGAAGCGCAGCGAGTTCAAAAGGGCAATGGGCCGGGCCCCCATGGCCATGATATCGCGGATGATGCCCCCTACCCCGGTGGCCGCCCCCTGGACGGGCTCGACCGCCGAGGGGTGGTTGTGGCTCTCAATCTTGAAGGCCACCGCCCAGCCCTCGCCGATATCCACCACCCCGGCGTTCTCCCCGGGGCCCTGCAGCACCGCCGGCCCTTCCTTGGGCAAGAGCTTGAGCAGGGGGCGGGAGTTCTTGTAGGAGCAGTGCTCGCTCCACATCACCTTGAAGAGGTAGAGTTCCAGCCGGTTGGGCTCGCGTCCTAAAAGGCGCACTATCTCCCGGTACTCCTGGGGGGGGATACCGGTTTCCTGGAGCAAAAGCGTTTCTTCCATCACAAAGCCTGGGGGGTGTGCACTCCACCCAAAAGAGGGATGAGTTCCAGATGGTTGGCGATGCGGGCAGTGGGCTCAGGGTTGCCGTTGCGGTGGGTGTGGCCGGTGTAGAGCACCGCCCAGGGGTAGCCCGTGGCAAAGGCCCCGGCGATATCGGTGCGGGGAATGTCCCCAACATGCAGGGCCTCCTCGGGTCGGGCTCCCATCTCGTCCAAAGCGGCCAGGAAGGCCTCCGGCTTGGGCTTCACCACCCCGGTCTGGTCGGAGAAAGAGAAGCCGCTGAAGAGGTGGTGGAGCTTGTGGCGCTTCAGGTGCTCTTCCAGGATGCGGCCGGTGGCAATGCTGGTGTCGGAGACGATGCCCAGCTTGTAGCGCTGGGCCAGGTTGGGCAGCGCCTCCAGCACCCCCGGCAAGGGCACCAGGTCTCCTTTCAGGCTGGCCTCCACGATGCGCTGGGCGGTGAGGGCAATATGCCCCTCGTCGTAGGGCAGGCCCAGGTAACCGAAGATGCGGGCCACCCGGTCGAAGGGGGTCATCACCTGCTCGGCCAGCCAGGCAGCCTCAAAGTCAAGAGCAGCCTGGCGCCAGGCCTCCATCACCGCATCAATTTCCACCGAGACCCCAGCCTCAGAGGCTGCATCCAGAAGAATCTCGTTGCGCAGGTGCTTGATGGCCCCGGCGTACTCCGGCCCCTCGATGAACAGGGTGCCCCAAAAGTCGAAGGTAATGGCCCTGGGTGTCATACCTACCTCCTACACCATAACCTCGAGCGCTGCCCTCAGGCTCTGAAAAAGACCGAGCCCATCCGTGCTCCCCAGCAGCTCTTCGACCGCCCGCTCCGGGTGGGGCATCATTCCCAGCACATTGCCCCGCTCGTTCACGATACCTGCGATGTCGTTCAGAGAACCATTGGGGTTGTAGTCCCTCCTATCCAAGGGCCGGTCGGCGGGCACGTAGCGGAAGACCACCTGGCGGTTTTGCTCCAGGCGCTCCAAGGTGGCCCCATCGGCATAGTAGCGCCCCTCGCCATGGGCTATGGGCAGCCTTAGGACCTGGTGCGGCTGGTAGGCCCGCGTGAAGGGCAGATCGGTGCGCTCGACCCGCAAGAAAACTTCCTTGCAGGTGAAGTGCAGGTTGGTGTTGGCCAGCAAGGCCCCCGGCAGAAGCCCGGCCTCGGTGAGCACCTGGAAGCCGTTGCAGATGCCGATGACCGGATAGCCCTGAAGGGCCAGCCGGCGCACCTCCTGCATCACCGGCGAGAACTTGGCCAAAGCCCCGGCCCGCAGATAGTCGCCGTAGGAGAACCCCCCCGGCAGCAGCACGGCCTGGAAGCCCTCCAGGTTTCTCTCGGTGTGCCAGACCAGCTCGGCCCTGAGCCCCACCTGCCCCAGGGCCCAGACCGCGTCCTGGTCGCAGTTGGAACCGGGAAACTGGACCACCGCCACCCTCATACCAGCGCCCGCACCCCCTCCACCACATAGACCTCCATCACCGGGTTGGCCAGGGCCTTCCCAATGGCCTCGGCCGCAGCCCGGGCCTCGGCCTCGTTCGGGGCCTCCAGCTCCATCTCCAGCACCCGGCCCACCCGTACGTTCCCCACCGGGTACCCAAGGCCCTGCAGCACCCCCTCCACCGCCCGGCCCTGGGGGTCGAGGATGCCTTCTTTGAGCTCAATCAGGAGGGTCAGGTGGTATCTCATACCGGCTTGGGCTCCTCCAGCACGCGCCGCAAAACCTCCTGGTAGGCCTCCTCCACCCCCCCCAGGTCGCGGCGGAAGCGGTCCTTGTCCATCCGCTCCCCCGTCCCCACCTCCCAAAGCCGCATGGTGTCGGGGGAAATCTCATCGGCCAGCACCAGGCGGCCTTCTGGGAGGCGGCCGAACTCGAGCTTGAAGTCCACAAGCTCGAGCCCCCGCCGGGCAAAATAATCCCCCAAAAGCGTATTCACCCGGAGCGCCAGCGCCCTGATATCCGCCAGCCCCTCCCTGTCTGCAAGCCCCAGGGCCAGCGCGGCCTCCTCACAGATTAGGGGGTCGCCCAGGGCGTCGTTCTTGTAGGAAAACTCCACCAGCGGAAAAGGCAAAACCCGCCCCTCCTCCACCCCGTAGCGCCGGGCAAAGCTGCCCGCCGCGCGGTTGCGCACAATCACCTCCAGCGGCACGATCTCCACCCGCCGCACCAACATCTCCCGCTCGGAGAGCTCCCGGACAAAGTGGGTGGGCACCCCGTGGGCCTCCAGATGGCGGAAGAGGGCGGCAGACACCTGGTTGTTGACCGCGCCCTTTCCCGCAATCTCCCCTCGCTTCTGGCCGTTGAAGGCGGTGGCCTCGTCCTTGAAGTAGACCCGCACGGTGCCCGCCTCGGCCCCGGGGTAGAGGATCTTGGCTTTTCCCTCGTAAAGCTTCTCCATTTTTACCAGTCTATCGCTAAAGCCCGAACCGGGCGTAGATGGCGTCCACATGGCGCAGGAAGTAGCCGGGGTCAAAGGCCCGGGCCAAGGCCTCACCCTTGAGGGGGCAGTGGGGGTCGGCCTCGAGCAGGGCCCGGAAGTCCAGCCCCTCGGCCCAGCTTTTGAGGGCGTTGCGCTGCACCACCTCATAGGCCTGGGCGCGTTCCAGGCCGCTCTCGATGAGCAGGTTCAGCACCCGCTGGGAGTAAACGAGGCCACGGGTGAGCTCGAGGTTCCTCCGAACGTTCTCCTCATAGACCGTAAGCCCCTCCAAAACCCGCCCCAAGCGGCGCAGCAGGTAGTGGGCCAGGGTGGTGGAGTCGGGCAGGACCACCCGCTCCACCGAGCTGTGCGAGATGTCCCGCTCGTGCCAGAGGGCCACGTTCTCCAACCCGGCTTGCAAGTTGCTCCTCAAAAGCCGGGCCAGCCCCGAGATGTTCTCCAGAGCCACCGGGTTCTTCTTGTGGGGCATGGAGGAGGAGCCGGTCTGCTTGTAGGCAAAGGGTTCCTGGGCCTCCAGGACCTCGGTGCGCTGCAGGTGGCGCAGCTCCACCGCGATGCGCTCGAGGTTGGCCCCCAGGATCGCCAGGGCGCTCAAAAGCTCGGCGTGCCGGTCCCGCGGCACCACCTGGGTAGAGACCTGTTCAACGGCAAAGCCCAGCCGCTCGGCCACGTACTGCTCCACCCCGGGCTCCACATGGGCGTAGTTGCCCACCGAGCCCGACAGCATGACCACCCGCAGCCCCCTCCGCGCCCGCTCCAACCGCTCAGCATCCCGCAGAAGCGCGGCGTAGAAGGAAAGAAAACGCAGGCCAAAGCTGGTGGGCTCGGCATGGACCCCATGGGTGCGCCCCACCGCGGGCAGGTGCTTGTAGCGCAGGGCCAAGCCCTTGAGGAGGTCCTGCACCTGCGCCAGCTCCCCTAGCACCAAGGCCAGCGCCTGGTCCAGCAAAAGGTTTTGCGCGGTATCCACCACGTCGCTGCTGGTGAGGCCCAAGTGCAGCCAGCGGGCCACCTCGGCCTGGCCCGTCCACTCCGTAAGGGCCCGGGTGAAGGCCACGATGTCGTGCCGGGTCTCGGCCTCGATGGCCTCCACCCGCGCCGCGAAGGCTTCGTCCAGGGGCTTCTCTTCCAAGGCGCGCCGCAGCTTTAGGGCCGTGCCCACCGGCACCTGGCCCAGCCGCTCCCAGGCCTCCAGGGCCAGCAGCTCTACCTGGGCCCAGGCCTGGTAGCGACGAACCTCGCTCCACAACGCCTGCATCTCTGGGGTTTGGTAGCGTGCAATCACCGGTTGGCACTCCTTGAAGCTAGCCCTGTTTTCCTTCCTGCCATACCGTCCCTCACACCAAACAACGCCCCAAGCCTACCACAGGCTGCTCCCAGGCGGGACCTTGAGCCACAGAAGCGGATAGTATGGGGCCATGATCCGCGCCGTCCTCTTCGATGTGGGCGATACCCTGATCCTGGGGCATCCCAAACTTTGGCTGTGGCCCCTTCTGGAGGCCCGGGGCCTGGCGGCGAAGGCCGACCCCACGCGCCTGCCCCAGGCCACCCGCGAGGCCTATGCCCACTACGCCCTGCACCACATGCAGGCCACCGATGAGGCCACCGCCTTGGCCTTCTGGCGCTCCTTTCACCGCAGAATCATGGAGGGGATAGGTCTGGGGGAGCACGCCGAAGCGGTGGCCGACTACCTGGCCCAGAACTGGCAGAACCCCCAGGTCTGGCCCGTGACCCCGGGGGCCAGGGAGGCGCTGGCCGAGCTCCGGGGGCTGGGCTTCAAACTCGGGGTGGTCTCCAACTGGGACTGGACCCTGCCGGGGGTTTTGCGCGCCACCGGTCTGGCAGAGTTTTTCGATTACATCGGGGTCTCGGCCCTGGAAGGGGTGGCCAAGCCGGACCCGAGGTTCTTCGCCATCGTGCTAGAAGCGCTGGGGGTAAGGCCTGCAGAGGCCGTTCACGTGGGCGACTCAAAGGATGACATCCAGGGCGCACGGGCCGCTGGGGTACACCCCCTGCTCTTTGACCCCTACCGGCGGAACCCCCACGCCATGGGCGAGCTGGCCCAGGTGGTGGCCTACGTTGCCAGGCGGGCCGGAATTGACGTCCCTACTCAAAACCCGAAAGACTGAGCCTATGAGCGTGCGCAAGGCCATCTGGGGCGAGAATTTCGAGGCCATCGAGGCCGCCCTCAGCGAAGCCGACCCCGACCTCTACGGCTACATCCGCGACTTCGTCTACGAAGAGGTGCTGGCCCGACCCGGGCTGGACCTCAAGACCCGCGAGCTTCTAGCCATCACCAGCCTGATCGCCCTGGGGGCCCCAAAGGAGATCGCCACCCACCTCGAAGGAGCCCTGCGCAACGGGGCCAGCGAGCAGGAGGTGCGGGAGACCATCATCCAGTCGGCCATCTTCGTGGGCTTTCCCCGCGCCCTGGCAGCCATGAAAACCTTCCAGGCCCTCCTGCGCAAGCGAAAGGAACCGAGGAGGGGTTAGACCCCCTCTGCCCTGTAGCCCTTCTCCCCCACGGCCAGGCGGGCCAGCGGGTTTTGGGGCTCGTGGGCAAAGCAGAGCAGGTAGCCCTCTGCAAGCCAGCGCTCGTAGAGGCGCCTGCGGGTCTCCAGCGTGGTCATGGGGTAGAGGTCGAAGGCGGGGATGTAGGGCAGGGGAACCTGGGCCCTGAGGGCCACCAGGTCGCCGGTGTAGGCCAGCCGCTGCCCTTCGGACTCG is from Meiothermus sp. QL-1 and encodes:
- a CDS encoding anti-sigma factor domain-containing protein, which produces MKPEEVRELLPLYALGALEPAERERLEAALERYPELWAEARALLETAADLAQLPPPAPVPPGLEARVLAQVRPSRRPWPLWLARAAAALLLLGLGYGGGWGAFWLLSLRDPQTQVLTLANPQGQGVGRAILRPDRRVLILLDRWPPQGQVFQAWGLARGSPVPLPTFRTPLKSLRLPPEAQAVAVSLEPPGGSPQPTTLLGLPQ
- a CDS encoding ferritin-like domain-containing protein; this encodes METQPQNLARRQFVKVMTLAGLSTALAHSLVGQALAQSQGVSDLDVLNLALTAEYLATDAYTRALTVGFPGEIRDYLAEALKHEEAHVKALTDTIRGPFNATPVARPQFTYGELQFNAANRLKVLETLVALETAFTGAYLGAIPLIQNKAVLSAAASIAMNEEAHLAILRDAVLSLGGRVEGPQTPVGRAFAAAITPQQATQAVQGFIRR
- a CDS encoding CHRD domain-containing protein: MKRRLFLTGLGAGLLGLGLVRAQMGGVVRAVVLSGAEVVPTPVSTPALAVVRLELVGSTLTLQGAVANLAGAFRDYTRDPVDDPALNARLTSAVHLHRGPRGQNGPLLQALKVSSAPDGRSATFMDRIELSLDDLNRLYRGELYFDIHTSAFRAGELRGQIQI
- a CDS encoding ferritin-like domain-containing protein, encoding MNRREMLKQTGLMGTGLVLGGVMGACATTPGMSQSPNQDVAILNFALNLEYLEAAFYLAAVGRIAELRSIGGNAEIRLPMGFDGTSPVPGMSQEVLEYAQEIAEDELAHVRFLRQALGSAAVDRPVIDLDQAFRAAGSAASNGAISNFNPFANELFFIHGAFIFEDVGVTAYKGAARLITDKNNVLDPAAGILAVEAYHAGIIRLLLHERKDMTVTPSLTVEQVVQAISNLRAGVGGGKDEGITKMGQANLVAADANAIAYGRTTSEVLKIVYLTGNAGVSAGGFFPNGLNGSIKTT
- a CDS encoding zinc ribbon domain-containing protein yields the protein MRALCRVQSSLGFQDRRGVASKRFPRIFAAATTALVKVDPKYTSQDCPVCGYREKRPLWVREYTCPRCGAHQHRDVAAALNILARARTEPSGMGTARAVP
- the purF gene encoding amidophosphoribosyltransferase, translated to MDKPQEECGVLGLWSPEPLPVADLLQLGLFALQHRGQEAAGICVSNGKDLVIEKDLGLVTQVFDEARMQRLRISGANLGIGHTRYSTTGSNLRFNAQPLSVRSSKGILAIAHNGNFVNAMKIRQELLEHGAVFQTTNDTEVMINLIARYAKLNLVEATARAMRELKGGFSVVITDRRTVLALRDGNGVRPLVIGRLSNGGWVFASEPPALALMGAEFVRDVRPGELVWVDEAGGLSSWQVLEPRPTPCAFEWIYFARADATLDGIPTHPARVRMGEVLAQEAPAQADLVVPVPDSGIGAAIGYSRVSGIPFDYGLHKNPYAGRTFIQPTQEMRDLKVKLKLAATPAVAGKRVVLVDDSIVRGTTSGRIVQLLREAGATEVHVRISSPPIRFPCYYGIDTAARKELVAATHTVEEIRTLIGADSLAFLSEAGVREAIGGPVCLACFNGQYPAGQPEEEVRKEALETEGASAV
- the purL gene encoding phosphoribosylformylglycinamidine synthase subunit PurL: MEETLLLQETGIPPQEYREIVRLLGREPNRLELYLFKVMWSEHCSYKNSRPLLKLLPKEGPAVLQGPGENAGVVDIGEGWAVAFKIESHNHPSAVEPVQGAATGVGGIIRDIMAMGARPIALLNSLRFGRPEDARTRYLVRGVVEGIAHYGNAIGVPTVGGEVYFHPDYQENPLVNAMCVGLLPVGALKRSRASLGRPVYYVGAKTGRDGIGGAAFASEELSEENESKRPSVQVGDPFLGKLTMELTLAAIQQDLVEGVQDMGAAGLTSSLSEMAHKSGLGIELNLDRVPRREEGMTPLELMLSESQERMVLVPRPGKEKALEALAQRFGLDAVRIGWVVAEPVFRVKAGGQVLAEVPTHALADCPTYTREGREDPAIRELRAVELDQLPLPAGLHDLLPRLLSSPNLCSRAPVFERYDHQVGTNTVLVPGRGDAAILRIKGTRRGIAVKVDANPRYSKLSPRLGAMHALAEAARNVSVVGGRPLAYTDGLNCGNPETPEGYFELSETIRGLAEASRALGIPVVSGNVSLYNEGPNHRIPPTPMVGVVGLLEEVERRAELGFRKEGEVVVLIGHLEGHLGASEYLWVVHGLEAGSPPPLDLEHERRVQAAIRALIARGLTRTAHDVAEGGLAVALAEMCFPRGLGAVLELRSRQRPDALLFGEAAGRVLFTVAPDRLQEAVGLLEEMGLPYQVLGQVGGECLTLLLPRERLEWSLEELREAWESPLREVLP
- a CDS encoding HAD family hydrolase, which encodes MTPRAITFDFWGTLFIEGPEYAGAIKHLRNEILLDAASEAGVSVEIDAVMEAWRQAALDFEAAWLAEQVMTPFDRVARIFGYLGLPYDEGHIALTAQRIVEASLKGDLVPLPGVLEALPNLAQRYKLGIVSDTSIATGRILEEHLKRHKLHHLFSGFSFSDQTGVVKPKPEAFLAALDEMGARPEEALHVGDIPRTDIAGAFATGYPWAVLYTGHTHRNGNPEPTARIANHLELIPLLGGVHTPQAL
- the purQ gene encoding phosphoribosylformylglycinamidine synthase subunit PurQ; this translates as MRVAVVQFPGSNCDQDAVWALGQVGLRAELVWHTERNLEGFQAVLLPGGFSYGDYLRAGALAKFSPVMQEVRRLALQGYPVIGICNGFQVLTEAGLLPGALLANTNLHFTCKEVFLRVERTDLPFTRAYQPHQVLRLPIAHGEGRYYADGATLERLEQNRQVVFRYVPADRPLDRRDYNPNGSLNDIAGIVNERGNVLGMMPHPERAVEELLGSTDGLGLFQSLRAALEVMV
- the purS gene encoding phosphoribosylformylglycinamidine synthase subunit PurS, encoding MRYHLTLLIELKEGILDPQGRAVEGVLQGLGYPVGNVRVGRVLEMELEAPNEAEARAAAEAIGKALANPVMEVYVVEGVRALV
- the purC gene encoding phosphoribosylaminoimidazolesuccinocarboxamide synthase: MEKLYEGKAKILYPGAEAGTVRVYFKDEATAFNGQKRGEIAGKGAVNNQVSAALFRHLEAHGVPTHFVRELSEREMLVRRVEIVPLEVIVRNRAAGSFARRYGVEEGRVLPFPLVEFSYKNDALGDPLICEEAALALGLADREGLADIRALALRVNTLLGDYFARRGLELVDFKLEFGRLPEGRLVLADEISPDTMRLWEVGTGERMDKDRFRRDLGGVEEAYQEVLRRVLEEPKPV